From a region of the Melospiza georgiana isolate bMelGeo1 chromosome 23, bMelGeo1.pri, whole genome shotgun sequence genome:
- the TREM2 gene encoding triggering receptor expressed on myeloid cells 2 isoform X2, with protein MEKLLNLTLLFLSASCAAENITVVAVEGDTISINCSYDARQWWRDKSWCRQLGRGHCQPVVSAPPAWLPLPRPSRGSTSIRDDARAGLLTVTMRGLRRRDAGLYQCQTGFLGHTRSLRRVRVEVLAADLVTHVPEEPRAVQSISRSPPDVDFTVFYILAGFLVAKFMVAVLVGAVAHSRKNRERGQNPELGEQQELPVPADLGHDGIGLSWESSA; from the exons CTCCTGAACCTCACCTTGCTCTTCCTGTCAG CATCCTGCGCTGCCGAGAACATCACCGTGGTGGCCGTGGAGGGCGACACCATTTCCATCAACTGCTCGTACGACGCGCGGCAGTGGTGGCGGGACAAGAGCTGGTGCCGCCAGCTGGGCcgggggcactgccagcccgtGGTGAGCGCGCCGCCCgcctggctgcccctgcccaggcccAGCCGGGGCAGCACCTCCATCAGGGACGACGCCCGCGCCGGGCTGCTCACCGTCACCATGCGGGGCCTGCGCCGGCGCGACGCGGGGCTCTACCAGTGCCAGACGGGGTTCCTGGGCCACACGCGGAGCCTCAGGAGGGTGCGGGTGGAGGTGCTGGCAG CTGACCTGGTGACCCACGTGccagaggagcccagagctgtgcagagcatcTCCAG GTCCCCTCCTGATGTGGATTTCACTGTTTTCTACATCCTGGCTGGATTCCTGGTGGCCAAGTTcatggtggctgtgctggttgGTGCTGTTGCCCACAGCAGGAAGAACAGGGAGAGAGGGCAGAACCCAGAACtgggtgagcagcaggagctcccagtCCCTGCTGACCTTGGACATGATGGAATCGGCCTCTCCTGGGAGAGCTCTGCATGA
- the TREM2 gene encoding triggering receptor expressed on myeloid cells 2 isoform X1 — translation MEKLLNLTLLFLSASCAAENITVVAVEGDTISINCSYDARQWWRDKSWCRQLGRGHCQPVVSAPPAWLPLPRPSRGSTSIRDDARAGLLTVTMRGLRRRDAGLYQCQTGFLGHTRSLRRVRVEVLAAADLVTHVPEEPRAVQSISRSPPDVDFTVFYILAGFLVAKFMVAVLVGAVAHSRKNRERGQNPELGEQQELPVPADLGHDGIGLSWESSA, via the exons CTCCTGAACCTCACCTTGCTCTTCCTGTCAG CATCCTGCGCTGCCGAGAACATCACCGTGGTGGCCGTGGAGGGCGACACCATTTCCATCAACTGCTCGTACGACGCGCGGCAGTGGTGGCGGGACAAGAGCTGGTGCCGCCAGCTGGGCcgggggcactgccagcccgtGGTGAGCGCGCCGCCCgcctggctgcccctgcccaggcccAGCCGGGGCAGCACCTCCATCAGGGACGACGCCCGCGCCGGGCTGCTCACCGTCACCATGCGGGGCCTGCGCCGGCGCGACGCGGGGCTCTACCAGTGCCAGACGGGGTTCCTGGGCCACACGCGGAGCCTCAGGAGGGTGCGGGTGGAGGTGCTGGCAG CAGCTGACCTGGTGACCCACGTGccagaggagcccagagctgtgcagagcatcTCCAG GTCCCCTCCTGATGTGGATTTCACTGTTTTCTACATCCTGGCTGGATTCCTGGTGGCCAAGTTcatggtggctgtgctggttgGTGCTGTTGCCCACAGCAGGAAGAACAGGGAGAGAGGGCAGAACCCAGAACtgggtgagcagcaggagctcccagtCCCTGCTGACCTTGGACATGATGGAATCGGCCTCTCCTGGGAGAGCTCTGCATGA
- the NFYA gene encoding nuclear transcription factor Y subunit alpha isoform X7 — protein MEQYTANSSSSTEQIVVQAGQIQQQVQGQPLMVQVSGGQLITSTGQPIMVQAVPGGQGQTIMQVPVSGTQGLQQTQQQIAVQGQQVAQAAEGQTIVYQPVNADGTILQQVTVPVTGMITIPAASLAGAQIVQTGANTNTTSSGQGTVTVTLPVAGNVVNSGGMVMMVPGAGSVPAIQRIPLPGAEMLEEEPLYVNAKQYHRILKRRQARAKLEAEGKIPKERRKYLHESRHRHAMARKRGEGGRFFSPKEKDSPHMQDPSQSNEEAMTQMIRVS, from the exons GTGCAGGGGCAGCCTCTGATGGTGCAGGTGAGCGGGGGGCAGCTCATCACCTCCACGGGCCAGCCCATCATGGTGCAGGCCGTGCCCGGGGGCCAGGGCCAGACCATCATGCAGGTGCCCGTGTCTGGCACGCAGGGCCTGCAGCAG ACCCAGCAGCAGATTGCAGTGCAAGGCCAGCAGGTtgcccaggctgctgagggCCAGACCATCGTGTACCAGCCTGTGAATGCTGATGGCACCATCCTGCAGCAAG TTACAGTCCCTGTTACAGGCATGATCACCattcctgcagccagcctggctggagcccAGATTGTCCAGACAGGAGCCAACACCAACACCACCAGCAGTGGCCAGGGGacggtgacagtgacactgccagTGGCTGGCAACGTGGTCAATTCAGGGGGAATGGTCATG atggtgcctggggctggctcagTCCCAGCCATCCAGAGGATCCCCTTGCCTGGAGCAGAGATGCTGGAGGAGGAGCCCCTGTACGTCAATGCCAAGCAGTACCACCGCATCCTGAAGAGGAGGCAGGCACGGGCCAAGctggaagcagagggaaaaatccccaaagagAGAAGG aaaTACCTGCACGAGTCGCGGCACCGGCACGCCATGGCCAGGAAACGCGGAGAGGGCGGGCGCTTCTTCTCCCCCAAGGAAAAGGACAGCCCTCACATGCAG GATCCATCTCAAAGCAACGAAGAAGCAATGACACAGATGATCAGGGTCTCCTAA
- the NFYA gene encoding nuclear transcription factor Y subunit alpha isoform X4: MEQYTANSSSSTEQIVVQAGQIQQQVQGQPLMVQVSGGQLITSTGQPIMVQAVPGGQGQTIMQVPVSGTQGLQQIQLVQPGQIQIQGGQAVQVQGQQGQTQQIIIQQPQTAVTAGQTQTQQQIAVQGQQVAQAAEGQTIVYQPVNADGTILQQVTVPVTGMITIPAASLAGAQIVQTGANTNTTSSGQGTVTVTLPVAGNVVNSGGMVMMVPGAGSVPAIQRIPLPGAEMLEEEPLYVNAKQYHRILKRRQARAKLEAEGKIPKERRKYLHESRHRHAMARKRGEGGRFFSPKEKDSPHMQDPSQSNEEAMTQMIRVS, encoded by the exons GTGCAGGGGCAGCCTCTGATGGTGCAGGTGAGCGGGGGGCAGCTCATCACCTCCACGGGCCAGCCCATCATGGTGCAGGCCGTGCCCGGGGGCCAGGGCCAGACCATCATGCAGGTGCCCGTGTCTGGCACGCAGGGCCTGCAGCAG ATTCAGTTGGTCCAGCCAGGTCAGATTCAGATTCaaggtgggcaggctgtgcaggtacaggggcagcagggccagacCCAGCAGATCATTATACAGCAGCCCCAGACTGCAGTTACTGCTGGCCAGACACAG ACCCAGCAGCAGATTGCAGTGCAAGGCCAGCAGGTtgcccaggctgctgagggCCAGACCATCGTGTACCAGCCTGTGAATGCTGATGGCACCATCCTGCAGCAAG TTACAGTCCCTGTTACAGGCATGATCACCattcctgcagccagcctggctggagcccAGATTGTCCAGACAGGAGCCAACACCAACACCACCAGCAGTGGCCAGGGGacggtgacagtgacactgccagTGGCTGGCAACGTGGTCAATTCAGGGGGAATGGTCATG atggtgcctggggctggctcagTCCCAGCCATCCAGAGGATCCCCTTGCCTGGAGCAGAGATGCTGGAGGAGGAGCCCCTGTACGTCAATGCCAAGCAGTACCACCGCATCCTGAAGAGGAGGCAGGCACGGGCCAAGctggaagcagagggaaaaatccccaaagagAGAAGG aaaTACCTGCACGAGTCGCGGCACCGGCACGCCATGGCCAGGAAACGCGGAGAGGGCGGGCGCTTCTTCTCCCCCAAGGAAAAGGACAGCCCTCACATGCAG GATCCATCTCAAAGCAACGAAGAAGCAATGACACAGATGATCAGGGTCTCCTAA